The following are encoded in a window of Thermodesulfobacterium geofontis OPF15 genomic DNA:
- a CDS encoding glutamine synthetase family protein: MFQEKPRDKKDVMELVKQYDVKFVRLWFTDVLGQLKSFAVPVEELEMAFEEGMGFDGSSIRGFARIEESDMIARPDPTTFAILPWRPKEKAVARMFCDIYNPDGTPYEGDPRYVLKKNLEKMKKMGFTHFYIGPELEFFYFKSDKAPEILDKGGYFDYPMDAAEDLRRETIFCLEQMGIRVEYSHHEVAPSQHEIDLRYAEALEMADIVMTYRVVVKEVAKKYGVYATFMPKPIFGVNGSGMHTHQSLFIGDKNAFFDPNDPFHLSDVAKKYIAGLLTHIKEITLVLNQWVNSYKRLVPGYEAPVYIAWARRNRSALIRVPMYKPGKEKATRIELRSPDPACNPYLAFACMLAAGLEGIKKGYRLPDPIEKDIYHLSEEERKALGIDNLPGSLGEAIEYAEKSELLKETLGEHVFKELLNNKKLEWDEYRIQVFPYEIEKYLPIL; the protein is encoded by the coding sequence ATGTTTCAAGAAAAGCCAAGGGATAAAAAAGATGTGATGGAATTGGTGAAACAGTATGATGTTAAATTTGTAAGATTGTGGTTTACAGATGTTCTTGGACAATTAAAGAGTTTTGCTGTACCTGTAGAGGAATTAGAAATGGCTTTTGAAGAGGGTATGGGATTTGATGGTTCATCTATTAGAGGATTTGCAAGGATTGAGGAATCGGATATGATTGCTCGACCTGATCCTACTACTTTTGCTATACTTCCATGGAGACCCAAAGAGAAAGCTGTAGCCAGAATGTTTTGCGATATTTACAATCCCGATGGAACACCTTATGAAGGGGATCCGAGATATGTTTTGAAAAAGAATTTAGAGAAAATGAAAAAAATGGGATTTACCCATTTTTATATTGGTCCTGAACTTGAATTTTTTTATTTTAAAAGTGATAAAGCTCCAGAAATTTTAGATAAAGGTGGTTATTTTGATTATCCTATGGATGCAGCTGAAGACCTAAGAAGAGAAACTATTTTTTGTTTAGAGCAAATGGGAATCAGAGTTGAATATTCTCATCATGAGGTAGCTCCATCTCAACACGAGATAGATTTAAGATATGCTGAAGCTTTAGAAATGGCAGATATTGTAATGACTTATAGAGTAGTGGTAAAGGAAGTTGCTAAAAAATATGGAGTTTATGCTACCTTTATGCCTAAACCAATTTTTGGAGTAAACGGAAGCGGAATGCATACTCATCAATCTTTATTTATAGGAGATAAAAACGCCTTTTTTGATCCTAATGATCCTTTTCATCTTTCTGATGTAGCCAAAAAATACATTGCAGGGTTATTAACCCATATTAAAGAAATAACCTTAGTGTTAAATCAATGGGTAAATTCTTATAAAAGACTTGTTCCTGGTTATGAAGCTCCAGTTTATATTGCCTGGGCAAGAAGAAATCGTTCAGCTCTTATAAGAGTTCCTATGTATAAACCTGGTAAAGAAAAGGCAACACGTATTGAGTTAAGAAGTCCTGATCCAGCTTGTAATCCCTATTTAGCTTTTGCCTGTATGCTTGCTGCAGGACTTGAAGGTATTAAAAAAGGATATAGATTACCTGATCCCATTGAAAAAGATATTTATCATTTAAGTGAAGAAGAAAGAAAAGCTTTAGGAATAGATAATCTTCCTGGAAGTCTTGGTGAAGCTATAGAATATGCTGAAAAAAGTGAATTATTAAAAGAAACTTTAGGAGAACATGTTTTTAAAGAACTTTTAAATAATAAAAAGCTTGAATGGGATGAATATAGAATTCAAGTTTTTCCTTATGAAATAGAAAAATATTTACCCATTTTATAA
- the nifA gene encoding nif-specific transcriptional activator NifA codes for MNALERKNAELTALLEISKILSSSFELEENIYRALKVLSDSLHMTRGTVTLLDPETSELRIAVAYGLTREQIARGKYKIGEGIVGKVVETGSPIVVPDIGKEPLFLNRTRARINKDNISFLCVPIKINEEILGVLSVDKIFDKSIDFEEDLRVLNIVATLIGQAIKLYRRFSEEKLKREELTLELRNRFSIQNIITVSDRMHEVIKTVIKVSKSKATVLLRGESGTGKELIAKAIHFESPRAKGPFIAVNCAAIPETLLEAELFGYERGAFTGAVTAKPGKFELANGGTLFLDEIGETSPALQAKLLRVIQEYTFERLGGTKSINVDVRIIAATNKDLEDMVKKGLFREDLYWRLNVVSIFLPPLRERKEDIPLLIEHFLKRFNKEYGRRISISSQAMEKLIRYSWPGNVRELENTIERLVILAEKEEITVEDLPIHIRSEMLKTLNPSNTYSLKKEIEELEKRRIEEALKKCDYNQARAARLLGITQRQIGYKIKKYKILIPSFRAFASLQVGNIK; via the coding sequence ATGAATGCTCTTGAAAGAAAGAATGCGGAATTAACAGCTCTTCTTGAAATAAGTAAAATTTTGAGTTCATCCTTTGAACTTGAAGAAAATATCTACAGAGCACTTAAAGTTCTTTCTGATTCTCTTCATATGACAAGAGGTACTGTAACTCTTCTTGATCCAGAAACATCAGAATTGAGAATAGCTGTAGCTTATGGTCTAACAAGAGAACAAATAGCAAGAGGAAAATATAAAATAGGAGAGGGTATCGTTGGAAAGGTTGTTGAAACAGGTTCACCCATTGTTGTCCCTGATATCGGGAAAGAGCCTTTATTTTTAAATAGAACAAGAGCAAGAATTAATAAAGATAACATATCCTTTCTTTGTGTACCCATAAAGATAAATGAAGAAATTCTTGGTGTCCTCTCTGTAGATAAAATTTTTGATAAAAGTATAGATTTTGAAGAGGACTTAAGGGTGCTAAATATTGTAGCTACCCTTATTGGACAGGCAATTAAACTTTATCGGAGGTTTTCAGAAGAAAAACTTAAAAGAGAGGAGCTTACCTTAGAGCTTAGGAATCGCTTTAGCATTCAAAATATTATTACTGTTTCTGATAGGATGCATGAAGTTATAAAGACTGTAATTAAGGTATCAAAAAGCAAGGCAACAGTATTACTCAGGGGAGAAAGTGGAACAGGAAAAGAGCTTATCGCTAAGGCAATTCATTTTGAAAGTCCCAGAGCAAAGGGACCTTTTATTGCTGTTAATTGTGCTGCTATTCCTGAAACCCTCCTTGAAGCAGAATTATTTGGATATGAAAGAGGAGCTTTTACAGGTGCAGTAACAGCAAAACCAGGTAAATTTGAACTTGCCAATGGGGGAACCCTCTTTCTTGATGAGATTGGAGAAACGAGCCCTGCCCTTCAAGCAAAACTTTTGAGAGTGATTCAAGAATATACCTTTGAAAGACTTGGTGGTACAAAATCAATAAATGTTGATGTTAGAATAATTGCAGCAACAAACAAAGATTTAGAGGATATGGTAAAGAAAGGACTCTTTAGGGAAGACCTTTACTGGAGATTAAATGTAGTTTCCATATTTCTTCCACCTTTAAGAGAAAGAAAGGAAGATATACCCCTACTTATAGAACACTTTCTAAAGAGATTTAATAAGGAATATGGAAGAAGAATATCTATTTCTTCTCAGGCGATGGAGAAACTAATAAGATATTCATGGCCTGGTAATGTTAGAGAACTTGAAAATACTATTGAAAGACTCGTTATCCTTGCTGAGAAAGAAGAAATTACTGTTGAAGATCTTCCCATTCATATCAGGTCCGAAATGTTAAAAACTCTTAATCCTAGTAATACCTATTCTTTAAAAAAAGAAATTGAGGAATTAGAGAAGAGAAGAATAGAGGAGGCTCTAAAAAAGTGTGATTATAATCAAGCTCGTGCTGCTCGCTTGCTTGGTATTACCCAAAGACAAATTGGGTATAAAATAAAAAAATATAAAATTTTAATTCCTTCATTTCGAGCTTTTGCCTCTCTTCAAGTAGGAAACATTAAGTAA
- a CDS encoding type 1 glutamine amidotransferase yields MKVLIIKNVVSEGPGTILDFLKNNNISFRVVEASLGEPIPSLNTFSSIVIMGGPMAVYEMEQYPFLKDVASTIEKALKMNKKVLGICLGAQLIAYVLGAKVYRGHKEEIGWLPIEPTINGVRDKIFGQLIEPIGYTMVLQWHGDTFDIPSGAVKLASSKNYPNQAFKYNNSYALQFHIEVTPDIIKEWFQDREDLQEILKNTEKFYPRYRLRADLFYETFFT; encoded by the coding sequence ATGAAAGTCTTAATTATAAAAAATGTTGTTTCGGAAGGACCAGGAACAATTCTCGATTTTTTGAAAAACAATAATATTTCTTTTAGAGTTGTAGAGGCAAGCCTTGGTGAGCCAATTCCTTCCCTGAATACTTTCTCATCAATTGTCATAATGGGTGGCCCTATGGCTGTTTATGAAATGGAGCAATATCCTTTCCTTAAAGATGTAGCCAGTACAATAGAAAAGGCTCTTAAGATGAATAAAAAAGTCCTTGGCATATGCCTTGGTGCTCAATTAATAGCTTATGTTCTTGGTGCAAAAGTATATCGAGGACATAAGGAGGAGATTGGTTGGTTACCAATTGAACCAACTATTAATGGAGTAAGAGATAAGATCTTTGGACAACTTATTGAGCCAATTGGTTATACTATGGTTTTACAATGGCATGGAGATACTTTTGATATTCCATCAGGTGCAGTTAAGCTTGCAAGTTCAAAGAATTATCCTAATCAGGCTTTTAAGTATAATAATTCCTATGCTCTTCAGTTCCATATAGAGGTTACGCCTGATATCATAAAGGAATGGTTTCAGGATAGAGAAGACTTACAAGAAATATTAAAAAATACAGAAAAATTTTATCCAAGATACCGTCTAAGAGCGGATCTGTTTTACGAGACCTTTTTTACTTAA
- a CDS encoding P-II family nitrogen regulator: MKKIEAIIRPTKFDEVVQGLSEAGITCGMTITEVKGFGRQKGFVEIYRGREYEIRFIPKIKIEIVLNDELVEKAISVIIEKAKTGEVGDGKIFIFNLEDAIRIRTGQRGKEAL, from the coding sequence ATGAAAAAAATAGAAGCAATAATAAGACCTACTAAATTTGATGAGGTTGTTCAGGGACTTTCTGAAGCAGGAATAACTTGTGGTATGACCATTACAGAAGTAAAGGGATTTGGAAGACAAAAAGGATTTGTGGAAATATACAGAGGAAGAGAGTATGAAATAAGATTTATACCCAAGATTAAGATAGAGATAGTGTTGAACGACGAGCTTGTAGAAAAGGCGATTAGTGTAATAATTGAAAAGGCAAAGACAGGAGAGGTAGGAGATGGTAAAATTTTTATATTTAATCTTGAAGATGCTATTAGAATAAGAACGGGACAGAGAGGTAAAGAGGCTCTCTGA
- a CDS encoding IS110 family RNA-guided transposase, protein MQYYVGIDISKDSFHFCILNNSAQTIASGNLPMSLEGFKSLLNTLKSLPEPVVVMESSGRFHIPLYLFLTENNIQTFILNPKIVRRFFEFISANNPSKQDKKDAKILALFALSNPQFLKSYPKNSELRTLSRLIQKLKHDCSRKNLNQIRSFLISPEAEKHFNIYSHSFLNILLEYPSAKAIKKAKPSEISEIIKSSIQKGKSPSFTPEELISLAKCSIGVDDPYLSQTLVFYIEKLFFLEPRIKKLENMLIEKLDENQQEQIKFISSIKGISPKLASLFLVEIGDIKRFSNAKKLIKYAGTDPVIKQSGKYKVKMSISKQGSSFLRNVLFQMAVGVVKWNFYFRSYFLRKKKNFGSYKKAMIAVVNKLVRVIYAICTKGTFFNPSFSNFPSQEVSHV, encoded by the coding sequence ATGCAATACTACGTAGGTATTGATATCTCTAAAGATTCTTTTCATTTCTGCATCCTTAATAACTCTGCTCAAACCATTGCTTCCGGCAACCTCCCTATGTCCCTTGAAGGCTTTAAATCCCTCCTTAACACCCTTAAGTCTCTCCCAGAGCCAGTTGTTGTCATGGAATCCTCTGGTAGATTCCATATCCCACTTTATCTTTTCCTCACCGAAAATAACATCCAAACTTTCATCCTTAACCCTAAGATCGTACGCAGATTCTTTGAGTTTATCTCTGCTAACAATCCCTCTAAACAAGATAAAAAAGATGCCAAAATCCTTGCTCTCTTTGCTCTTAGTAACCCCCAATTCCTTAAATCCTATCCTAAAAACTCTGAACTCCGTACCCTTTCCCGTCTCATCCAAAAACTTAAACATGATTGCTCCCGCAAAAACCTAAATCAAATACGCTCTTTCCTGATCTCCCCAGAAGCTGAAAAACACTTCAATATCTACTCCCACTCCTTCCTTAACATCCTCCTTGAATACCCTTCTGCAAAAGCTATCAAAAAAGCTAAACCCTCCGAAATCTCCGAAATCATTAAATCCTCTATACAAAAGGGTAAATCCCCATCTTTCACCCCTGAAGAACTTATCTCCCTTGCTAAATGCTCCATAGGTGTCGATGACCCCTATCTTTCTCAAACCCTCGTATTCTACATCGAAAAACTCTTCTTCCTTGAACCAAGAATTAAAAAGCTTGAAAACATGCTTATAGAAAAATTGGATGAAAACCAACAAGAACAAATTAAATTCATTTCCTCTATAAAAGGTATTTCTCCAAAACTTGCAAGCCTCTTTTTGGTTGAAATCGGAGATATAAAAAGATTTTCCAATGCAAAAAAGCTTATAAAGTATGCTGGCACAGATCCAGTAATAAAACAATCTGGTAAGTATAAAGTCAAGATGAGTATATCTAAGCAAGGTTCGAGCTTCCTCAGAAATGTTCTTTTCCAAATGGCTGTAGGTGTAGTAAAATGGAATTTTTACTTCAGGTCTTACTTTTTGCGTAAGAAGAAAAATTTTGGCAGTTATAAGAAAGCAATGATAGCAGTTGTAAACAAACTCGTAAGAGTCATTTATGCAATTTGTACAAAAGGAACCTTCTTTAACCCTTCTTTTTCTAATTTCCCTTCTCAGGAGGTCTCTCATGTTTAA
- a CDS encoding OmpP1/FadL family transporter, with product MFLNILLVILCFISCLVVKAYGAGIAIYEQGVSGIGNAYAGAAASAEDGSTIFYNPAGLTKLTKPDVSLGAHVIIPNAHFKNTGSIGYNPITRSTYPLTGNNGGNAGVTVVVPNFYFSAPVSERLVLGLGVNSPFGLQTEYDKNWVGRYHAIKSKFITINLNPTIAYKVTPKFSLGLGINFQWAEAELTNALNPIAFLRFGDITTQDGFAKLEGDDWSFNWNAGLLYDLSEKTRIGLSYRAKLTHVFRGEVNFSNIPSNSTNVFKKDDAKARLNLPPMISFSGLHKINKNWTILADVTWTGWSRFEELRIKYETLITGDTVITTKWEDCFRYSLGLTYQPNSKWTFRTGIAYDETPISSDKYRTPRIPDTDRFWLAFGLGYNLSENAKFDLGYVHIFFKKSHIDKDPVREDLLRGGLKGYYRGHVDIISVQLRYNF from the coding sequence ATGTTTTTAAACATACTTTTAGTCATTTTATGTTTTATTTCCTGTTTGGTAGTAAAAGCTTATGGAGCTGGTATTGCTATCTATGAGCAAGGAGTAAGTGGAATTGGGAATGCCTATGCAGGAGCTGCAGCTTCTGCTGAAGACGGAAGCACCATTTTCTATAATCCTGCAGGCTTAACCAAACTCACTAAACCAGATGTTTCTCTTGGAGCCCATGTGATTATACCTAACGCTCATTTTAAAAATACAGGCTCTATAGGATATAACCCTATTACCAGATCTACCTACCCTCTTACTGGAAATAATGGGGGCAATGCAGGAGTAACAGTGGTAGTGCCTAATTTTTATTTTTCGGCTCCAGTAAGTGAACGTTTAGTGTTAGGTTTAGGAGTTAATTCTCCTTTTGGGCTTCAGACTGAGTATGATAAAAACTGGGTAGGTCGTTATCATGCCATAAAATCTAAATTTATAACTATAAACCTTAATCCAACTATTGCTTATAAAGTAACTCCCAAATTTAGTTTAGGCTTAGGAATAAACTTTCAGTGGGCAGAGGCAGAATTAACTAATGCTTTAAACCCTATTGCTTTTTTAAGATTTGGAGACATAACTACTCAAGATGGTTTTGCTAAATTAGAAGGGGATGATTGGTCCTTTAATTGGAATGCAGGGCTTCTTTATGATCTTTCGGAGAAAACCAGAATTGGTCTTTCTTACCGAGCTAAACTAACCCATGTTTTTAGAGGCGAGGTTAATTTTTCAAACATTCCTTCAAATTCAACAAATGTCTTTAAAAAAGATGATGCTAAGGCAAGACTTAACCTTCCTCCAATGATTTCTTTTAGCGGGTTACATAAAATAAATAAAAACTGGACTATCCTTGCAGATGTTACCTGGACTGGCTGGAGTAGGTTTGAAGAACTAAGGATTAAGTATGAGACCCTCATTACAGGTGATACAGTTATTACTACTAAATGGGAAGATTGTTTTCGTTACTCCCTTGGACTCACTTATCAACCTAATTCCAAATGGACTTTTCGCACAGGAATAGCCTATGATGAAACTCCTATATCTTCTGATAAATACAGAACCCCGAGAATACCAGATACTGATAGATTTTGGTTAGCCTTTGGGTTAGGTTATAACCTTTCTGAAAATGCAAAGTTTGATTTAGGCTATGTGCACATTTTTTTTAAAAAATCTCATATAGACAAAGACCCGGTGAGAGAAGATCTTTTAAGGGGTGGATTAAAGGGTTATTACCGTGGGCATGTTGACATAATAAGCGTACAGCTACGTTATAATTTTTAA
- a CDS encoding AMP-binding protein, which yields MQLHEKFIYTAKTYSNKIAIVDKLIEKRFTYQQTLIASLIFSRKIKRFRERLIGIMLPNSAVAIFTVIGTLMAEKIPVMLNYSTGAEYNLKYAREKCNFRTVITSQKLLERVNCPILENMEFVENWIEEIDLKEKVIASFISKLPLKFLMSYCGVDGDPEKTAVILFTSGTEKDPKAVELSHKNILSNIEGFSQMAKLTEKDVIMSILPYFHVFGLTVNLWTPLYHGMTLITYPTPLDYQKICQIVKGEKPTLMAATPSFWWGYLKKSEPGTFDSLRLMISGADKCPQPLRDTFWEKHKKLLLEGYGTTETSPVISVNMPDAYKPGSVGKPLPNLEVMIENYETGEKCGPNEIGRILVRGPNVMKGYFNDLEETSMRIRHGWYDTGDMGYLDEDGYLWHVGRLKRFVKIGGEMISLVKVEDELEKVLPKNVECCVVEIPDEVKGAKIVAVVSQKIDEKAILKQLAKVLPNLAIPKHFVVMEDLPKMGSGKIDFRKVQELIMEKLGLKV from the coding sequence ATGCAACTTCATGAAAAATTTATTTATACTGCTAAAACCTATTCTAATAAAATAGCTATTGTAGATAAGCTGATTGAAAAAAGATTTACCTACCAGCAAACTTTAATTGCAAGCCTTATTTTTTCTCGAAAAATAAAAAGGTTTAGAGAGCGGTTAATAGGGATTATGCTTCCAAACTCTGCTGTGGCTATTTTTACCGTTATAGGAACTCTTATGGCAGAAAAAATTCCTGTGATGCTTAACTATTCTACTGGAGCTGAATATAACCTAAAATATGCCAGAGAAAAGTGCAATTTTCGTACTGTGATTACTTCTCAAAAATTGCTTGAAAGGGTAAATTGCCCAATATTAGAAAACATGGAATTTGTAGAAAATTGGATAGAAGAGATAGACCTAAAAGAGAAAGTTATAGCTTCTTTTATCTCAAAACTCCCCTTAAAGTTTTTGATGAGCTATTGTGGTGTTGATGGAGATCCTGAAAAAACAGCAGTTATTTTGTTTACCAGTGGAACTGAGAAGGATCCTAAAGCAGTAGAATTAAGTCATAAAAACATTCTTAGCAATATAGAAGGCTTTAGCCAAATGGCTAAACTTACTGAAAAAGATGTCATCATGTCTATTTTACCTTATTTTCATGTGTTTGGACTTACAGTAAATCTCTGGACCCCTCTTTATCATGGTATGACCTTAATTACCTATCCAACACCGCTTGATTACCAAAAAATATGTCAGATTGTCAAAGGAGAAAAACCTACACTTATGGCAGCTACTCCCAGTTTTTGGTGGGGATACCTTAAAAAATCAGAACCAGGTACCTTTGACAGCTTAAGGCTTATGATAAGTGGTGCAGATAAATGTCCTCAACCCCTTAGAGATACCTTTTGGGAAAAACATAAAAAACTTCTTTTAGAAGGTTATGGAACTACAGAAACTTCTCCTGTCATTTCCGTTAATATGCCCGATGCTTACAAACCTGGAAGTGTAGGAAAACCACTTCCCAATCTTGAAGTAATGATAGAAAACTATGAAACAGGAGAAAAATGTGGTCCTAATGAGATAGGAAGGATATTAGTAAGGGGTCCCAATGTTATGAAAGGTTATTTTAACGACTTAGAAGAAACATCTATGAGGATAAGACACGGATGGTATGATACAGGAGATATGGGATATTTAGACGAAGATGGGTATTTATGGCATGTAGGAAGACTTAAGAGGTTTGTCAAAATAGGTGGAGAGATGATTTCTTTAGTAAAGGTGGAAGACGAGTTAGAAAAGGTTTTGCCTAAGAATGTAGAATGTTGCGTAGTGGAAATACCTGACGAAGTAAAAGGAGCTAAAATTGTTGCTGTAGTAAGCCAAAAAATAGATGAAAAAGCAATTTTAAAACAACTTGCTAAGGTTCTTCCTAATTTAGCTATTCCAAAACACTTTGTAGTAATGGAAGACCTTCCTAAAATGGGGAGCGGAAAGATAGACTTTCGAAAGGTTCAAGAACTGATAATGGAAAAATTAGGTCTTAAAGTCTAA
- a CDS encoding ferredoxin gives MAKILTIDEELCIGCGTCVEICPEVFELNESIEKAQVKNQDACSQCNCEEAINSCPVGAISWKEE, from the coding sequence ATGGCTAAAATTTTAACTATTGATGAGGAACTTTGTATAGGATGTGGAACTTGTGTAGAAATATGTCCTGAAGTTTTTGAGCTTAATGAATCAATTGAGAAAGCACAAGTAAAAAATCAAGATGCCTGTTCTCAATGTAATTGTGAAGAAGCTATAAATAGTTGTCCTGTAGGAGCAATCTCTTGGAAGGAAGAATAA
- a CDS encoding P-loop NTPase, whose product MIKKEKSFIMEQQDKKLREQLSKIKHKILVMSGKGGVGKSTVAVNIAVGLSLQDFMVGLLDVDLHGPNVPKMLGARDLKLSRRPDGRLGAIKYSPNLKFLSIEPLLPSEDTAIIWRGPIKHSAIRQFIGDIDWGELDYLVIDSPPGTGDEPLTVAKTIPDAYALIVTTPQEVSLIDVKKAIRFCQKIKLRILGIVENMSGFICPHCGKPVDIFKKGGGQKLADELGIRFLGRIPVDPRIVDTGDAGKPLIAAYPESVTAKAFEELVRNIIVATEEMKKDILEEKFMRIAIPISTPSKIETDPEKFELFALYDVENNKILVKDVVKKAENQGLIDFLKEQVVTHVLLFDPPKELADYLSQNEIKVLVTDTSTETPDSLIEEYLKEKQLH is encoded by the coding sequence ATGATTAAAAAAGAAAAAAGTTTCATTATGGAACAACAAGATAAAAAATTAAGAGAACAGCTTTCCAAAATAAAACATAAAATACTTGTTATGTCTGGGAAAGGTGGGGTAGGGAAAAGCACTGTAGCAGTAAATATAGCAGTAGGTTTGTCTTTACAGGATTTTATGGTAGGACTTTTAGATGTGGATTTACACGGTCCTAATGTTCCTAAAATGCTTGGTGCAAGAGATTTGAAACTTTCAAGAAGACCTGATGGAAGATTAGGTGCAATTAAATATTCTCCTAATTTAAAGTTTCTTTCTATTGAGCCTTTGTTACCTTCTGAAGATACAGCTATTATCTGGAGAGGACCTATTAAGCATTCTGCTATAAGGCAGTTTATAGGAGATATAGACTGGGGAGAACTGGATTATTTAGTAATTGATTCACCTCCTGGAACAGGTGATGAACCTTTAACAGTCGCAAAAACTATACCTGATGCCTATGCTCTTATAGTAACAACCCCTCAAGAAGTATCTTTAATAGATGTTAAAAAAGCAATAAGATTTTGTCAAAAAATAAAATTAAGAATTCTCGGTATAGTTGAAAATATGAGTGGTTTTATTTGCCCTCATTGCGGGAAACCAGTTGATATTTTTAAAAAGGGTGGGGGACAAAAATTAGCTGATGAATTAGGAATTAGATTTTTAGGTAGAATTCCTGTAGACCCACGTATAGTAGATACTGGAGATGCGGGTAAACCATTAATAGCAGCTTATCCGGAAAGTGTAACTGCTAAAGCTTTTGAAGAATTGGTTAGAAATATAATTGTTGCTACGGAAGAGATGAAAAAAGATATTTTAGAAGAAAAATTTATGAGGATAGCTATTCCTATAAGCACACCCTCTAAAATTGAAACTGATCCAGAAAAATTTGAACTTTTTGCCCTTTATGATGTAGAAAATAATAAAATTTTAGTAAAGGATGTAGTAAAAAAAGCAGAAAATCAAGGACTAATTGATTTTTTAAAAGAACAGGTAGTTACCCATGTCCTTCTTTTTGATCCTCCAAAGGAATTAGCAGATTATCTCTCTCAAAATGAAATAAAAGTTTTGGTTACAGATACTTCAACTGAAACCCCAGATAGCTTAATTGAAGAGTATTTAAAAGAAAAACAACTTCATTAA
- a CDS encoding PhoH family protein — translation MNLENVKEEVITKELVFEEYPILRSLYGERGAHFKILENIFRVQLTLKGNHVFITGEPIDSELAEKTIEELYFLIKSGYNLYPSDVEYASKIILENPKANLKDIFLDTIFVTSGRKVITPKGVTQKKYIEAIRKSEIVFGIGPAGTGKTYLAVAMAVSFLMKGEINRIILVRPAVEAGEKLGFLPGDITEKVNPYLRPLYDALYDMLSFDKVVRLFQKGAIEIAPLAFMRGRTLNEAFIILDEAQNTTSEQMKMFLTRLGQNSKAVITGDITQIDLPDPKKSGLLEAIEILEGIPGITFVYFTKNDVVRHPIVQKIIEAYENKGKSFNT, via the coding sequence ATGAATTTAGAAAACGTAAAAGAGGAAGTTATTACTAAAGAACTTGTATTTGAAGAATACCCTATTTTGCGCTCTCTTTATGGAGAAAGAGGGGCTCATTTTAAAATATTGGAAAATATTTTTAGAGTCCAACTCACCTTAAAGGGGAATCATGTTTTCATTACAGGAGAACCTATAGATTCTGAACTTGCAGAGAAAACTATAGAGGAATTATATTTTCTCATTAAATCAGGTTATAATCTTTATCCTTCAGATGTAGAATATGCATCAAAAATTATTTTAGAAAACCCTAAGGCTAATTTAAAAGATATATTTTTGGATACAATATTTGTAACCTCAGGAAGAAAAGTAATAACTCCTAAGGGAGTAACTCAAAAAAAATATATAGAAGCTATAAGAAAATCTGAGATAGTTTTTGGAATAGGACCTGCCGGAACAGGAAAGACTTATCTTGCTGTAGCTATGGCTGTTTCATTTCTTATGAAAGGTGAGATAAACAGAATAATTTTAGTAAGACCTGCTGTTGAAGCTGGAGAAAAATTAGGATTCTTACCAGGAGATATTACAGAAAAAGTAAATCCCTATTTAAGACCCCTTTATGATGCGCTCTATGATATGCTTTCTTTTGATAAAGTAGTTAGACTTTTCCAAAAGGGTGCTATAGAAATAGCTCCTCTTGCCTTTATGAGGGGAAGAACTTTAAATGAAGCTTTTATTATTCTTGATGAAGCTCAGAATACAACTTCAGAACAGATGAAAATGTTTCTTACCCGTTTAGGACAAAATTCAAAAGCTGTAATTACAGGAGATATAACTCAGATAGATCTTCCAGATCCTAAAAAATCAGGACTTCTTGAAGCTATAGAAATATTGGAAGGTATACCAGGAATTACTTTTGTCTACTTCACTAAAAATGATGTAGTAAGGCATCCTATAGTACAAAAAATTATTGAAGCTTACGAAAATAAGGGAAAATCTTTTAATACTTAA
- a CDS encoding YggT family protein: MKILLSSFIQLIDLLLSIYIWIIIARAIISWITPYPYHPLVRFLYKVTEPVLAPIRKIIPPIGGIDISPVIVIFIIFIVQNLLHRLLINLMIF; this comes from the coding sequence ATGAAAATTCTTCTAAGTTCATTTATTCAATTAATAGACTTATTATTATCCATTTATATATGGATAATAATAGCGCGAGCTATAATTTCTTGGATAACCCCTTATCCTTACCATCCTTTGGTTAGATTTCTTTATAAGGTTACAGAACCAGTTTTAGCTCCTATACGCAAAATAATTCCTCCAATCGGAGGAATTGATATAAGCCCTGTTATTGTTATTTTTATTATATTTATTGTTCAAAATCTTTTACACCGTCTTTTAATAAATTTAATGATATTTTAA